The genomic stretch TACCGATGCGGTAAGGAGCAGGACGGAGACGGCCAGGGTCGATATTCCCGCAGCCGCGCGCCGAAATGAGCTGTTCACGATCATGGCGTACCCCGGTAAACAAATGTAAAGTCAGTATTAAACTCCATGGTCCCCGAAAAGTCAAGGAGGCGCCGCAAAGATTGATCAGTGGCGAAAAGAGGACCGGTTTTTTGACGAAAATCGCCCCTGCTCGTTCACCCCGTTCACGAGAATGATACCGATCAGTGCGGGCAACTCGTTTGGGGAAAGAGAGGTTTCCGTTCATGAAACCCGGGGCATGCAAGTTCCCTGTCATTCTATAGCATGGTCGGGGCGGCCGGATTTGAACCGGCGACTCCTTGCTCCCAAAGCAAGTGCGCTGCCAGACTGCGCCACGCCCCGACGACCAAAACCCCTCTACTTTTTAGGTAATAATAGTATGCCCTTTTATTGGGTTCAAGAATAATTAGGGTGAAGCGTCCAAAGTCCCGAGAAAGGTATTTCACCGTAAACAGGCAATTGTTTAGATTCACGGTTGTTTCAACTAGGAACTAGGAACTATGAACAACCGATTGTAGACAGAAGTCCGGCCTCAAGTGTTGCTTTCTCCTGTTCTGGTTATTCATTCCACATTCCACATCCCGCATTCCGCATTCCGCACTCCGCATTACAATCAGTATCTTATGACGTTCTTCTCCTTCAACTGCATCATGAGCCCCTCCATGGCTTTCCTCCGGTGGCTAATCCTGTTTTTCTCTTCCATGGCGAGCTCGGCAACGGTTACGCCCCGCTCGGGAAGGTGAAACACCGGGTCGTAGCCAAACCCGGACGAGCCCCTCCGGTCGGGTACGATCTCCCCGGCAAGCACACCGTCACAAACGGCCACCACCCTGCCTTCCTCCGCGTAGGCGGCAGAGCAGACGAACCGCGCGGCCCACGGCCGGGGATGCCCGGCCAGGACCTCAAGGAGCCGCTCGATGTTGTCCTCATCCGATGCCCCCTCCCCGGCATAGCGGGACGAATAGATCCCCGGCTCCCCCCCGAGCACATCGACGGAGAGGCCCGAATCGTCAGCGATACATGGCAGGGCGGTCTCCAGCGAATAGCAGGAGGCTTTGATTTCGGCGTTCTCCCGGAAGGAATGTCCAACTTCCACGGGGGGGAGGATCGGGGGAAAATCACGAAGGGAAAGGATGGTCAGGCCGAAGGGTTCCAGTATTTCGCGCATCTCTCTCGTTTTCCCGGGATTGAGCGTTCCCAGGACGATATCCTTCATCCCGGCACCCCGCGCTTCCACCTGCCGTTTTCCGTCGCTCTCACCCTGTCCGGGCCGGCGGCTCTATTTTTCCGATCTGGCTGTCCCCTCCACTCCTCTGCTTTTCCCAATGGCTCCCCCGCCACGCCACGCGTCCCTTCTCCCGCCTATGCGAGTTCCCCCACGATTCTCTTCTGGATTGCCACGAGCTCGACGATGCCCTTCTTTGCCGCTTCGATCATCCGCAAGAGGTCCCGGTGGGTAAACGGCTCCTGTTCGGCCGTCCCCTGGATCTCGACAAACCTGCCGCTTCCGGTCATCACCACGTTGGCGTCGACCGCTGCGCCCACATCCTCCTCGAAGTCGAGGTCGAGCAGCACCGTGTCGTTCACAACGCCCACGCTGATCGCTGCGATGTAGTCCTTGAGGGGGAAGCGCTCGATTTCCTTCCTCCTCTTGAGCCTTTTCAGGGCAAGCGAGAGCGCCACAAACCCCCCGGTTATGGCGGCTGTCCTCGTCCCGCCATCGGCCTCGAGCACGTCGCAGTCCAGCGTGACCGTTCTCTCCCCGAGGGCCTCGAAATCCAGGGCAGCCCGGAGCGACCTTCCGATGACCCGCTGAATCTCCTGCGTCCTTCCCGGTATACGCCCGTTTCTCGAATCCCGCGTCGTCCTGGTCTCCGTCGATCTCGGCATGAGGGCGTACTCGGCCGTCACCCATCCCCTCCCGGTACCCCGCAGGAAGGGCGGGACCTTGTCCTCCACGCTGGCAGAGCAGATCACCTTCGTGTTTCCGAAGGACACGAGAACGGACCCCTCCGCAAATTTCTGAATTCCCTTCCTGAAGGTAACCTTCCTCAGGTCAAGGGCTCCCCTTCCATCTTTTCTCTTCATCCTTCACCTCACCGTAACGTTTAAGAATCTGACCCGGGGAAACCGGTTCACCACTTCCACGAGATTCACCCCCGCCGGGTCCTGCTCCAGCTTGAAAATACCCTCCACCGGCATCCCGAGAAGCGAGGCCAGGACCGTCCTGTTCACCCCCCCGTGGGAGAAGATCACGACCCTTTTCCCCTCCGATCTCGTCACTATTTCCCAGAAGGCCCCGTGGCTCCTTTTCCAAAGATCGGAAAAGGATTCACCGCCGGGATAGGCGAATGCCGCCGGGTTCTCCGTCATCTGCCTGGCGAGGTCAGGAGCAAATTCCACGATCTCCTCGAAGGTTTTCCCCTCGAATTCGCCGAGATTTATCTCGTTCAACCCCTCGTGGAGAAGCACGTCGTGCCCGTAAAACTCCGAAAAAACCGCAGCAGAATCTCTCGCCCTCGCAAGCCCCGAAGAGTAGACCTTGTCCACCCGCTCATCCTTGAATACCTGGAGCAGCTGCAAAACCCGCTCTTTCCCCTCTTCCGACAGGGGAAGGTCACGCTGTCCCACGAACTGGCCGGGCTTCTCGAGCAAGGCCCCGCCGTTTCTTACCAGGTAGACCCTGGTGACCGTGATCATTGAATATCACCCCTTCCCTGCGATCTATCGAAAAAGCCGGGGCGGGTTCTCGTCGGCAAAGACCCTCTTCTCCCGGGAAAGGACAGCCCGTAAGTCCTTTGGCAGGCAAAAAAGCGACCTGTTCGTAACCCCATCGTAAAAGGCGAGCCCCGATACGCCGCGCTCAGACAATCTTTCATCGACGTCAAGGGAGACCATCTCGCTTACCTCATCGGCCCACATCGCAAAGCCCCACGTGCAGCCGAAGGAGGGAATGAAACAGTGATAGGGATGGACCGACCCGAACACCCTTTTCACCGTGTTGCATATAACGGAAAAGGTTTCGGCCACGTTCAGCGAAGAGGAACAGGCCTGCGTCACCACCCTTCCCCCATCCTTCAGCACATCCTTCACGAGCGCGTAGAACTCGACGGTGTAGAGGGTGTATGCGGGCCCCCCCTCCGTCGGTTCGGAGATGTCGATTATCACCACGTCGAACCGATCTGCCGTATTCTTCACATAGTCCCTGCCGTCATCGATGATCACCGTCGCCCGGGGGTCGTCGAAGGCACCCCGGTGGAAATCGACGAGATGTTCCCTGCAGGCCTCAACGACATCCCTGTCGATGTCCACCATAACGGCTTCTTTTACCGACGGGTACCGGAGAACCTCACGAAGGGTCGACCCCTCACCGCCCCCGATTATGAGAACCCTCTCGCACCCCGGCCCCGAGAGCATGACGGGATGGGCCAGGGACTCGTGGTAGATATACTCGTCCCGCTGGCACGACTGAAGCCTTCCGTCGAGGATGAGGGCCTTGCCGTAGCCATAGGTCATGACCACATCTATTTTCTGGTAGGGTGTCCTGCGGGAATGGAGAAGCTCTTTGATGGCATGGATCTGGGCCTCGTGCGGCGTGTCGAAATCCACTGTCCAGAGATTATATCGTTGATGCGGCAACCTGGTCTCTCCC from Deltaproteobacteria bacterium encodes the following:
- the rph gene encoding ribonuclease PH, whose translation is MKRKDGRGALDLRKVTFRKGIQKFAEGSVLVSFGNTKVICSASVEDKVPPFLRGTGRGWVTAEYALMPRSTETRTTRDSRNGRIPGRTQEIQRVIGRSLRAALDFEALGERTVTLDCDVLEADGGTRTAAITGGFVALSLALKRLKRRKEIERFPLKDYIAAISVGVVNDTVLLDLDFEEDVGAAVDANVVMTGSGRFVEIQGTAEQEPFTHRDLLRMIEAAKKGIVELVAIQKRIVGELA
- the rdgB gene encoding RdgB/HAM1 family non-canonical purine NTP pyrophosphatase, which codes for MKDIVLGTLNPGKTREMREILEPFGLTILSLRDFPPILPPVEVGHSFRENAEIKASCYSLETALPCIADDSGLSVDVLGGEPGIYSSRYAGEGASDEDNIERLLEVLAGHPRPWAARFVCSAAYAEEGRVVAVCDGVLAGEIVPDRRGSSGFGYDPVFHLPERGVTVAELAMEEKNRISHRRKAMEGLMMQLKEKNVIRY
- the speE gene encoding polyamine aminopropyltransferase — its product is MPHQRYNLWTVDFDTPHEAQIHAIKELLHSRRTPYQKIDVVMTYGYGKALILDGRLQSCQRDEYIYHESLAHPVMLSGPGCERVLIIGGGEGSTLREVLRYPSVKEAVMVDIDRDVVEACREHLVDFHRGAFDDPRATVIIDDGRDYVKNTADRFDVVIIDISEPTEGGPAYTLYTVEFYALVKDVLKDGGRVVTQACSSSLNVAETFSVICNTVKRVFGSVHPYHCFIPSFGCTWGFAMWADEVSEMVSLDVDERLSERGVSGLAFYDGVTNRSLFCLPKDLRAVLSREKRVFADENPPRLFR